From a region of the Neobacillus niacini genome:
- the nagA gene encoding N-acetylglucosamine-6-phosphate deacetylase has product MLSLVLMVHGNAVLENELAESIYVFIEDGKIREIGSINTLPSHLKTVKKIEIAEDQTVVPGFIDVHIHGAAGADTMDATIQALETISKALPAEGTTSFLATTITQKHEKIENALLNAAHYLKGHNGPGNAEVLGVHLEGPFINKKRAGAQPMEYIIDPDIELFKHWQVLAEGSIKLVTVAPELENGTDFVRYLHETGVIASIGHSDAVHEEMEKAVQAGAKQVTHLFNGMRGIHHREPGVAGSALIFKELMVELIADGIHVRPEVMKLVINAKGTEGMILITDAMRAKCLKNGVYDLGGQDVSVADGKALLADGTLAGSILKMNDSIKNILEAAEITLSKAVQMASVNPAKQLNVYDRKGSISVGKDADITILSNEYQVEMTFCRGEIAYKKG; this is encoded by the coding sequence ATGTTGAGCCTAGTGTTAATGGTTCATGGCAATGCTGTACTAGAAAATGAATTGGCAGAATCTATTTATGTTTTCATAGAAGATGGAAAAATCCGAGAGATTGGTTCTATTAATACCCTTCCCTCCCATTTAAAAACGGTAAAAAAAATCGAAATTGCGGAGGACCAAACAGTGGTTCCTGGCTTTATAGACGTACACATTCATGGTGCTGCAGGCGCTGATACAATGGATGCGACCATACAAGCTTTAGAAACAATATCTAAAGCACTCCCTGCTGAAGGCACCACTAGCTTTTTAGCAACAACCATTACCCAAAAACATGAGAAAATTGAAAACGCCTTACTAAATGCAGCACATTATCTTAAAGGTCATAATGGCCCAGGTAATGCAGAAGTACTCGGTGTTCATTTAGAGGGACCATTTATTAATAAAAAACGGGCCGGTGCACAGCCGATGGAGTACATTATTGATCCTGATATTGAATTATTTAAGCACTGGCAAGTACTAGCAGAAGGCAGCATTAAATTGGTAACGGTGGCTCCTGAGCTAGAAAACGGGACTGACTTTGTACGCTACTTACATGAAACAGGTGTTATTGCTTCGATTGGTCACAGTGATGCAGTCCACGAGGAAATGGAAAAGGCCGTTCAAGCAGGTGCAAAACAGGTAACACACTTGTTTAATGGCATGCGCGGGATACACCACCGCGAACCGGGCGTAGCGGGATCCGCCCTTATTTTTAAAGAATTAATGGTTGAATTGATTGCGGACGGCATTCATGTACGTCCCGAGGTAATGAAGCTTGTTATTAATGCAAAAGGTACAGAGGGCATGATTTTGATAACAGACGCTATGAGGGCTAAATGCCTTAAAAACGGGGTCTATGATCTTGGCGGGCAAGATGTATCTGTCGCAGACGGAAAAGCTCTTCTGGCTGATGGAACACTGGCTGGCAGTATTTTAAAAATGAACGATTCTATTAAGAACATCCTAGAAGCAGCAGAGATCACTCTATCAAAAGCTGTTCAAATGGCAAGTGTCAATCCAGCCAAACAATTAAACGTCTATGACCGCAAAGGCAGTATTTCGGTAGGAAAAGATGCTGATATTACGATTTTATCGAATGAATATCAAGTTGAAATGACCTTCTGTCGTGGGGAAATAGCATATAAAAAGGGGTAA
- the hprK gene encoding HPr(Ser) kinase/phosphatase — translation MPKVRTKDIFERFHLEMISGEEGINRPISTSDISRPGIEIAGYFEYYPAERIQLLGKTELSFFAELPENERISRMERLCTDITPAIIVTRGLDVPPELIEASERESVPVLRSNMKTTRFSSRLTNFLESKLAPTTAVHGVLVDIYGIGVLITGKSGVGKSETALELVKRGHRLVADDCVEIRQEDQDTLVGTSPDLIEHLLEIRGLGIINVMTLFGAGAVRSNKRITLVINLEIWDSSKQYDRLGLDEEKMKIIDTEVTKITVPVRPGRNLSVIIEVAAMNYRLKRMGVNAAQQFTERLSDVIEDGDHDE, via the coding sequence TTGCCAAAGGTACGCACGAAGGATATTTTTGAAAGATTCCATTTGGAGATGATTAGCGGTGAAGAAGGAATTAATCGTCCGATTTCGACAAGTGATATTTCGAGACCTGGAATTGAAATAGCAGGATACTTTGAATATTACCCTGCAGAACGAATTCAACTATTAGGTAAAACGGAGCTTTCCTTCTTTGCAGAATTACCAGAAAATGAACGTATCTCAAGGATGGAGCGTTTATGTACAGACATCACACCTGCGATCATCGTTACAAGAGGTTTAGATGTACCGCCAGAGCTTATTGAAGCATCAGAGCGTGAATCTGTTCCTGTACTGCGGTCAAATATGAAGACTACACGTTTTTCAAGTCGTCTAACCAACTTCTTAGAAAGTAAACTCGCACCAACAACGGCCGTCCATGGAGTTTTAGTCGATATTTATGGGATTGGGGTATTAATTACTGGAAAAAGCGGCGTTGGTAAAAGTGAAACTGCATTGGAGCTGGTTAAACGCGGGCACCGGCTTGTGGCGGATGACTGTGTCGAGATTCGCCAGGAAGACCAAGATACGCTTGTGGGAACCTCCCCTGATTTAATTGAGCATTTATTAGAAATTCGCGGACTTGGTATTATTAATGTCATGACTCTTTTCGGAGCAGGTGCCGTTCGCAGTAATAAACGAATAACCCTAGTGATTAACCTTGAAATTTGGGATTCTAGTAAGCAATACGACCGCCTTGGTTTAGATGAGGAAAAAATGAAAATTATTGATACAGAAGTGACAAAGATTACCGTACCAGTGCGTCCTGGGCGAAATCTGTCTGTTATCATTGAAGTAGCTGCAATGAATTATCGTTTAAAAAGAATGGGCGTGAATGCAGCGCAGCAATTTACAGAGCGTTTATCTGATGTCATTGAAGATGGAGACCATGATGAATAA
- the lgt gene encoding prolipoprotein diacylglyceryl transferase, translating into MNSTIQPLDPIAFSLGPIQVHWYGLIIGCGLALALFLAIREGDKRGLPKDTFADLMLWAIPIAILSARIYYVIFEWGYYSEHPGQIIQIWNGGIAIHGALIGSVLTTYVFAKKRGISFWKIADIAAPSIILGQAIGRWGNFMNQEAHGGEVTRTFLENLQLPEFIINQMYINGAYYHPTFLYESVWNIVGFILLILLRRVNLRRGELFLSYVIWYSVGRFFIEGLRTDSLMLGGLRMAQMISIALILGAVLILIYRRKKNLAEDRYLDKNNQALTH; encoded by the coding sequence ATGAATTCAACTATACAGCCGCTTGATCCAATTGCATTCAGCTTAGGACCGATTCAAGTGCACTGGTATGGCCTTATTATTGGCTGCGGTTTAGCATTGGCACTGTTTCTAGCGATTCGGGAAGGAGATAAGAGAGGGCTCCCAAAGGATACATTTGCAGATTTAATGCTTTGGGCGATTCCGATTGCCATCCTTTCAGCACGTATATATTACGTTATTTTTGAATGGGGCTACTATTCCGAGCACCCAGGTCAAATCATTCAGATTTGGAATGGGGGAATTGCGATCCATGGAGCTTTGATTGGCTCCGTCCTAACAACCTATGTTTTTGCCAAAAAACGCGGGATTTCTTTTTGGAAGATTGCGGATATTGCCGCACCTAGTATTATTTTAGGTCAAGCCATCGGCCGGTGGGGGAACTTTATGAACCAGGAGGCTCACGGAGGCGAAGTTACTAGAACCTTCCTTGAAAATCTGCAGCTGCCTGAGTTTATTATTAATCAAATGTATATTAATGGCGCTTACTATCATCCAACCTTTTTATATGAATCGGTCTGGAATATCGTAGGTTTTATTCTATTGATTTTACTTCGACGTGTGAACCTGCGCCGTGGTGAGTTATTCCTATCTTATGTCATTTGGTATTCAGTCGGTCGTTTCTTTATCGAAGGCTTAAGAACAGATAGTTTAATGTTAGGCGGGCTACGAATGGCCCAGATGATTTCGATCGCATTGATTCTAGGTGCTGTGTTAATCCTAATCTACCGCAGAAAAAAGAATCTAGCGGAGGACAGATATTTAGATAAAAACAATCAAGCTTTAACGCACTAG
- a CDS encoding nucleoside recognition domain-containing protein, with translation MINSIKKGLQVGIKTTWTLGKIIFPVTLIVAVLQYTPILPWVIKLIAPMMKLFGLSGDAAIPLVLGNFLNLYAAIGAILTLDLTVKEVFILAVMLSFSHNLIVESGVALKVGIKLWLVLVTRLGLAFASAIVINLVWQGGGETAQYGLIQARTDEEITGIGAILLTAIEKAGLGILQLALIVIPLMIVIQILKDLQWLKKFSQGMSPITRSLGMHENTSTTMAAGLLFGLAYGAGVVIQAVEEDGVSKKDITLAFLFLMSCHAVVEDTLIFIPLGIPVWPLFLIRLGVAIILTLIVGFIWKRSGIMRRKGAEPTYEK, from the coding sequence ATGATTAACTCGATAAAAAAGGGTTTACAGGTGGGGATTAAAACAACATGGACCTTAGGGAAAATTATTTTTCCAGTAACCCTTATTGTAGCAGTGCTGCAGTATACACCTATCTTGCCGTGGGTTATTAAATTAATAGCGCCAATGATGAAGCTGTTTGGATTGTCAGGAGATGCCGCAATTCCATTGGTATTGGGAAACTTTCTCAACCTATATGCGGCTATTGGTGCGATTTTAACACTCGATTTAACTGTAAAGGAAGTTTTTATTTTAGCTGTAATGCTCTCATTTTCTCATAATTTAATTGTTGAATCAGGCGTTGCTCTTAAGGTTGGTATTAAGCTTTGGCTTGTTTTGGTAACGCGGCTGGGACTTGCATTTGCATCAGCAATCGTAATTAACCTTGTTTGGCAGGGCGGCGGTGAAACAGCACAATATGGTCTGATTCAAGCAAGAACGGATGAAGAAATTACTGGAATCGGTGCTATTTTACTTACGGCTATTGAAAAAGCAGGGCTCGGAATTCTGCAATTAGCCCTGATTGTCATTCCGTTGATGATTGTCATTCAAATCTTGAAGGATTTGCAATGGCTGAAGAAATTTTCGCAAGGAATGTCTCCGATTACTAGGAGTCTTGGGATGCATGAAAATACCTCTACAACTATGGCTGCAGGCTTATTATTTGGGCTTGCCTATGGTGCAGGGGTTGTCATCCAGGCAGTGGAGGAAGATGGAGTGAGTAAAAAGGATATAACACTCGCTTTTCTTTTTCTGATGTCCTGCCACGCGGTAGTGGAGGATACACTTATTTTTATCCCGCTGGGTATTCCGGTCTGGCCGCTCTTTTTAATACGGCTGGGTGTAGCCATTATCTTAACTTTGATCGTCGGGTTCATTTGGAAACGGTCTGGCATCATGAGAAGAAAGGGAGCAGAACCAACATATGAAAAATAA
- the ppaX gene encoding pyrophosphatase PpaX, translating into MKNNINTILFDLDGTLIDTNELIISTYLHTLEKYFPGKYKRLDVLPFLGPTLHEVFGAMDPERVEEMVLEYRTYNLANHDALVKEFVGVMETIETLKKKGYKLAIVTTKREDVAFKGLRLMKLDSFFDVMIAYDHVKKVKPDPEPIFLALEKLDSRPEETLMVGDNFHDVLAGKNAGTKTAGVAWTIKGRDYLAKYEPDYMLENMTDLLTILGEG; encoded by the coding sequence ATGAAAAATAATATAAATACCATTTTATTTGATTTAGATGGAACGTTAATCGATACAAATGAACTTATCATCTCTACTTATTTACACACACTTGAAAAATACTTTCCAGGCAAGTATAAGCGACTGGATGTCCTGCCATTTTTAGGTCCAACTCTTCATGAAGTTTTTGGAGCAATGGACCCTGAGCGAGTGGAGGAAATGGTGTTAGAATATCGTACCTACAATCTTGCGAATCACGACGCATTGGTAAAAGAATTTGTCGGTGTGATGGAAACAATTGAGACATTAAAGAAAAAAGGCTATAAACTTGCCATCGTGACAACGAAACGTGAGGATGTGGCTTTTAAAGGACTTCGCTTGATGAAACTAGATTCGTTTTTTGATGTCATGATTGCTTACGATCATGTAAAAAAAGTGAAGCCAGACCCCGAGCCAATTTTTTTGGCGCTTGAAAAGTTAGATTCAAGGCCAGAGGAAACCTTAATGGTAGGCGATAATTTTCACGATGTACTAGCCGGCAAAAATGCAGGTACGAAAACTGCAGGGGTCGCTTGGACGATTAAGGGAAGAGATTACCTGGCAAAATATGAACCTGATTACATGTTAGAGAACATGACGGATTTATTAACGATTCTCGGAGAGGGATAA
- a CDS encoding acyltransferase yields MRNTTRYPVEGANSLWHVYKTVPFWKVVKNFIVIQLARYTPFLGMKNWLYRTFLGLKVGEQTSFALMVMLDVMFPEKISVGRNTVIGYNTTILAHEYLIKEYRLGPVEIGSEVMIGANSTILPGVSIGDGAIVSAGTLVHKDVPEGAFVGGNPMRVIYSKEEMEKRWAEDPIYNKNK; encoded by the coding sequence ATGAGGAATACGACCCGCTACCCTGTTGAAGGGGCTAACTCCTTATGGCATGTTTATAAAACCGTTCCTTTCTGGAAGGTTGTAAAGAATTTCATTGTCATCCAACTCGCACGTTACACTCCCTTTCTAGGGATGAAAAATTGGCTTTACCGTACCTTCTTAGGACTTAAGGTCGGTGAGCAAACATCCTTCGCGTTAATGGTCATGCTCGATGTAATGTTTCCTGAGAAAATCAGTGTCGGACGCAATACGGTCATTGGCTATAACACGACAATCCTTGCTCATGAATATTTGATAAAAGAGTATCGTCTTGGTCCTGTTGAGATTGGCAGTGAAGTGATGATTGGAGCAAATTCAACCATTCTGCCTGGTGTATCGATTGGTGACGGAGCCATCGTTTCTGCTGGAACACTCGTTCATAAAGATGTTCCGGAAGGTGCGTTTGTCGGCGGGAACCCTATGCGGGTCATCTACTCAAAAGAGGAAATGGAAAAGCGTTGGGCCGAAGACCCGATTTATAATAAAAATAAATAA
- a CDS encoding ATP phosphoribosyltransferase regulatory subunit: MSRLFMFEKPLGMRDTLPELYEKKHRVRTLMEDAIKQWGYQFIDTPTLEYYETVGTASAILDSELFKLLDKDGHTLVLRPDMTSPIARVAASRLLENDLPLRLAYAGNVYRAQQREGGRPAEFEQIGVEYINDDTVSSDGEVIALLVSSLKKAGLSQFQVSVGHIGFAQELFKQILGTNGRANALRRFLYEKNFVGYREQVNSYSLSSIDKKRLLQLLELRGGEEVIGKALDIVEDGYGKESLIQLKELWDVISDYGLKDYVKFDFTIVSHMSYYSGILFEAYAGNVGFPIGNGGRYGLIEKFGKKASATGFAVRLDKLLEAMGSLEVTNTVECIFFSQERRKEAFQLAETMKGEGKQTVLQDINGVKNLDAFTKKFANTTFLIGGA, translated from the coding sequence ATGAGCCGTTTATTTATGTTTGAAAAGCCTTTAGGCATGAGAGATACACTTCCGGAACTATATGAAAAAAAGCATCGTGTCCGTACTTTGATGGAGGATGCCATTAAACAATGGGGATATCAATTCATTGATACACCTACCCTAGAATACTATGAAACCGTTGGAACAGCCTCCGCGATACTTGACTCGGAGCTTTTCAAATTACTCGATAAAGATGGGCATACCCTCGTACTTCGGCCGGATATGACTTCACCAATTGCCAGGGTGGCAGCATCACGTCTATTAGAAAATGATCTTCCGCTTCGCTTAGCCTATGCAGGAAATGTATACCGTGCACAGCAGCGGGAAGGCGGCAGACCTGCAGAGTTTGAGCAAATCGGTGTGGAGTATATTAATGACGATACAGTTTCAAGCGATGGCGAGGTAATTGCTCTGCTGGTCTCATCGTTAAAAAAAGCCGGGTTGAGCCAATTTCAAGTATCGGTAGGACATATTGGCTTCGCACAAGAATTATTTAAGCAAATCTTAGGAACCAATGGACGTGCGAACGCTCTTAGACGATTTTTATATGAAAAAAACTTTGTTGGTTATCGTGAGCAAGTGAACTCTTATTCCCTATCCTCAATCGATAAAAAGAGGCTATTACAGCTGCTTGAATTAAGAGGCGGCGAAGAGGTAATTGGAAAAGCACTTGATATCGTTGAGGATGGCTATGGAAAAGAATCGCTTATTCAGCTGAAGGAATTGTGGGATGTGATTTCAGACTACGGACTTAAGGACTACGTGAAATTTGATTTTACGATTGTCAGCCATATGAGTTATTATTCTGGAATTTTATTTGAGGCCTATGCCGGGAATGTCGGATTTCCGATTGGGAATGGCGGCCGTTACGGATTAATCGAAAAGTTTGGGAAAAAGGCCAGTGCCACTGGTTTCGCTGTAAGGCTGGATAAACTGCTTGAGGCAATGGGTTCACTAGAAGTGACAAATACTGTTGAATGTATTTTTTTCAGTCAGGAACGAAGAAAGGAAGCCTTTCAACTGGCTGAAACCATGAAGGGTGAAGGAAAGCAAACCGTGCTGCAAGATATTAATGGTGTGAAGAATCTTGATGCTTTTACAAAGAAGTTCGCCAATACCACCTTTTTAATCGGGGGGGCTTAA
- the hisG gene encoding ATP phosphoribosyltransferase encodes MNAKLTIAMPKGRIFEEALELLRKAGYALPPEFDDSRKLILDVDAEDMRFILAKPMDVATYVEHGVADVGIAGKDVLLEEERDVYELLDLRISACYLAVAGLPGTAMNDVAPKVATKYPNVAAAYFREQGEQVEIIKLNGSIELAPLIGLADRIVDIVSTGRTLVENGLVEYERIKDVTSRLIVNPVSYRIKDERINELVTRLSSVVSLEVK; translated from the coding sequence ATGAATGCAAAACTAACAATTGCGATGCCAAAAGGCAGAATTTTTGAAGAAGCTTTAGAGTTATTACGAAAAGCAGGCTATGCACTGCCACCTGAATTTGATGACTCGCGAAAATTAATCCTCGATGTTGACGCGGAGGATATGCGTTTCATCTTGGCAAAGCCAATGGATGTAGCTACATACGTAGAGCATGGGGTTGCAGATGTCGGTATTGCTGGTAAGGACGTTTTACTTGAAGAAGAACGGGATGTATACGAATTGCTAGATTTAAGAATTAGTGCCTGCTACCTGGCTGTTGCGGGACTGCCTGGAACAGCGATGAACGATGTGGCACCAAAAGTGGCGACAAAATATCCTAATGTGGCTGCTGCTTATTTCCGCGAGCAAGGTGAACAAGTCGAAATCATTAAATTAAATGGTTCCATCGAGCTTGCGCCATTAATTGGATTAGCGGATCGGATTGTTGACATTGTTTCGACTGGAAGAACGCTTGTTGAAAATGGGCTTGTTGAATATGAAAGAATAAAAGATGTTACATCTAGGCTTATCGTTAATCCTGTTAGTTACCGGATTAAGGACGAACGTATAAACGAATTAGTGACAAGGTTAAGCAGTGTCGTCTCCTTGGAGGTAAAATAG
- the hisD gene encoding histidinol dehydrogenase, with amino-acid sequence MKIVKVNDLISIKRSIESGTTEQLAVVKNIISDIRSSGDNALRDYTEKFDRVKLDSFLVTESEINEAYEKVDSEFISIVREAADNIRRFHEKQLRPSWMTTEENGSILGQKITPLDSVGVYVPGGTAAYPSSVLMNVIPAQVAGVNRIVMVSPPDSEGILPAAVLVAAKEAGVKEIYKVGGAQAIGALAYGTESIASVDKITGPGNIYVALAKREVFGDVDIDMIAGPSEIAIIADDSARADEVAADLLSQAEHDPRACSVLVTPSMKLAEEVAVEVGKQLAILPRKEIASRSIEDFGVIYVTSSIEEAVETVNQLAPEHLEILTENGIELLGKIRHAGAIFIGRYSSEPVGDYFAGPNHVLPTNGTARFSSPLNVDDFQKKSSVIIYSEKALKENGEKIAKFARMEGLEAHARAVELRLKNQ; translated from the coding sequence ATGAAAATCGTAAAAGTGAATGACCTTATCTCTATAAAACGGTCGATTGAATCGGGTACCACTGAACAGTTAGCCGTCGTTAAAAATATTATTTCGGACATTCGATCCTCTGGCGACAACGCCTTGCGTGATTATACTGAAAAATTTGACCGTGTAAAGTTAGATTCGTTTTTGGTTACCGAAAGTGAAATAAATGAAGCCTATGAGAAAGTAGATTCTGAATTTATCTCGATTGTTCGAGAAGCTGCTGATAATATTAGAAGATTTCATGAGAAACAATTGCGTCCTTCATGGATGACGACGGAGGAAAATGGAAGTATTCTTGGTCAAAAAATAACACCGCTTGATTCTGTAGGAGTATATGTCCCTGGAGGAACAGCTGCTTATCCATCTTCGGTTCTTATGAATGTTATTCCTGCACAAGTGGCGGGTGTTAACCGAATTGTGATGGTATCACCACCGGACAGCGAGGGAATACTTCCTGCTGCTGTACTTGTTGCAGCGAAAGAAGCAGGAGTAAAAGAAATCTATAAGGTTGGCGGAGCTCAGGCCATTGGTGCTCTAGCATACGGAACAGAATCAATTGCATCTGTTGATAAAATTACTGGCCCTGGAAATATTTATGTAGCGTTAGCAAAGCGAGAGGTTTTCGGTGATGTGGATATCGATATGATTGCGGGGCCAAGTGAAATAGCCATCATTGCCGATGATTCTGCCCGTGCCGATGAGGTGGCTGCTGACTTATTATCACAAGCAGAACACGACCCGCGTGCTTGCAGTGTGCTTGTTACCCCTTCAATGAAATTAGCAGAAGAGGTGGCTGTCGAAGTCGGAAAGCAGCTGGCTATATTGCCGCGAAAGGAGATTGCCTCTCGGTCGATTGAGGATTTCGGCGTTATCTACGTGACTTCTTCTATAGAAGAAGCAGTAGAAACCGTTAATCAGCTTGCACCGGAGCACCTTGAAATCTTGACTGAGAATGGTATTGAGCTGCTTGGGAAAATCCGACACGCTGGTGCTATTTTTATTGGGCGTTATAGTTCAGAGCCAGTAGGCGATTACTTTGCCGGACCTAATCATGTTCTGCCGACCAATGGGACTGCTCGATTTTCAAGTCCGTTGAATGTGGATGATTTTCAAAAAAAATCAAGTGTAATCATATACAGTGAAAAAGCTCTAAAGGAAAATGGAGAAAAAATTGCTAAATTTGCCCGCATGGAAGGTCTAGAAGCCCATGCGCGAGCAGTTGAGTTAAGACTTAAAAATCAATAA
- the hisB gene encoding imidazoleglycerol-phosphate dehydratase HisB, which translates to MERYTSIERKTNETQISLSLDIDGEGKSELETGVPFMSHMLDLFTKHGQFNLTVDAKGDIEVDDHHTTEDIGIVLGQALREALGDKRGIKRYGNAFVPMDEALAQVVVDLSNRPHLEMRAEFPSAKVGTFDTELVHEFLWKLALEARMNLHVIVHYGHNTHHMIEAVFKALGRALDEATTIDPRIKGVPSTKGML; encoded by the coding sequence ATGGAAAGATACACAAGTATTGAACGAAAAACAAATGAAACCCAAATTAGTTTATCACTAGATATAGATGGCGAAGGAAAGTCAGAACTTGAAACAGGGGTTCCATTCATGAGCCATATGCTTGATTTATTCACGAAACATGGGCAATTTAACCTTACCGTTGACGCTAAAGGGGATATTGAGGTAGATGATCATCATACCACAGAGGATATTGGAATTGTTTTAGGACAGGCATTGCGCGAAGCACTTGGCGATAAAAGAGGTATTAAACGCTATGGGAATGCCTTTGTACCGATGGATGAAGCACTAGCACAGGTAGTTGTCGATTTAAGTAATCGACCGCACCTTGAAATGAGGGCGGAGTTCCCGAGTGCTAAGGTGGGCACGTTTGATACTGAGCTCGTTCATGAATTTTTATGGAAGCTTGCCCTCGAGGCTCGTATGAACCTGCATGTCATTGTTCATTACGGACACAATACGCACCACATGATTGAGGCTGTATTTAAAGCACTTGGCCGAGCGCTAGACGAAGCGACAACGATTGATCCTCGCATTAAAGGAGTTCCATCTACGAAAGGGATGTTATAG
- the hisH gene encoding imidazole glycerol phosphate synthase subunit HisH → MIGIVDYGMGNLFSVSKALERLNADYFISGDREELLSADALLLPGVGSFRDAMEVLQADTIKEFAESGKPLLGICLGMQLLFEDSDENGFTKGLGLLPGHVRRFSGTNAKGETYKVPHMGWNKLEFVKSSPLLDGLEEDYVYFVHSYYVSAENSEALLAKANYHEEVSAVVGKDNIFGMQFHPEKSSKLGMALLNNFLKLVEERKAVR, encoded by the coding sequence ATGATTGGAATTGTCGATTATGGTATGGGCAATCTCTTTAGTGTTAGTAAAGCATTAGAGAGATTGAACGCTGATTATTTTATTTCAGGTGATCGGGAAGAGCTTCTAAGCGCGGATGCACTATTACTTCCAGGGGTTGGCTCATTCCGAGATGCGATGGAAGTATTACAGGCAGACACGATTAAGGAGTTTGCAGAAAGTGGAAAACCACTTCTTGGGATATGCCTAGGTATGCAGCTATTGTTTGAAGATAGTGATGAAAATGGGTTTACGAAAGGCCTTGGCTTATTACCTGGTCATGTACGACGTTTTTCTGGTACGAATGCTAAAGGGGAGACATACAAGGTTCCTCATATGGGCTGGAATAAACTTGAGTTTGTTAAATCATCTCCACTCTTGGATGGTTTAGAAGAAGATTATGTTTATTTTGTTCATTCGTACTATGTAAGTGCAGAAAACTCGGAGGCACTGTTGGCAAAAGCTAATTATCATGAAGAAGTTTCTGCCGTAGTTGGCAAAGATAATATTTTTGGAATGCAATTTCATCCTGAAAAAAGCAGCAAGCTAGGAATGGCACTGCTGAATAATTTTTTAAAATTGGTTGAAGAAAGGAAGGCAGTACGATGA
- the hisA gene encoding 1-(5-phosphoribosyl)-5-[(5-phosphoribosylamino)methylideneamino]imidazole-4-carboxamide isomerase, whose translation MTLTIYPAIDMRGGNCVRLLQGDYDKETIYGDSPFDMARAFAAEGAEWIHMVDLDGAKDGHRVNDRFVIEAAKQLKVKVQIGGGIRSEADILHYLESGITRVIIGSIAVSNPEFAIEMIQKYGEQIVVGIDAKNGYVATHGWLNTSEVKAVELSKRFAEKGAETFIFTDIATDGTLSGPNITAVCEMAEVTGKTVIASGGVSSLADLRALNAEGVRGAIVGKALYENRFTLKEALDEVRK comes from the coding sequence ATGACACTCACAATTTATCCTGCAATTGATATGCGTGGCGGGAATTGCGTACGCCTCCTCCAAGGTGATTATGATAAGGAAACGATTTATGGCGATTCACCTTTTGACATGGCTCGAGCGTTTGCAGCGGAGGGGGCAGAATGGATACATATGGTTGACCTAGATGGCGCCAAGGATGGGCATCGGGTTAATGACCGTTTTGTCATCGAAGCAGCCAAGCAACTAAAGGTAAAAGTCCAAATTGGCGGGGGCATTCGTTCTGAAGCGGACATCCTTCATTATTTAGAAAGTGGAATTACACGCGTGATTATCGGTAGTATCGCTGTATCCAATCCAGAGTTTGCGATTGAAATGATTCAGAAGTATGGGGAGCAAATTGTTGTGGGGATTGATGCGAAAAATGGCTATGTAGCTACCCATGGCTGGTTGAATACTTCAGAAGTGAAAGCAGTAGAACTGAGTAAACGCTTTGCTGAGAAGGGCGCGGAGACATTTATTTTTACGGATATTGCAACAGATGGAACATTATCAGGACCGAATATCACTGCTGTATGTGAAATGGCTGAGGTTACCGGAAAAACTGTCATTGCTTCTGGCGGTGTGAGTAGTTTAGCCGATTTGCGCGCTTTAAATGCAGAAGGGGTTAGAGGAGCGATTGTCGGAAAAGCCCTTTATGAGAACCGTTTTACATTAAAAGAAGCACTGGATGAGGTGAGAAAATGA